The following coding sequences are from one Gossypium raimondii isolate GPD5lz chromosome 4, ASM2569854v1, whole genome shotgun sequence window:
- the LOC105780278 gene encoding prohibitin-1, mitochondrial: MNLNNLKVPKMPGGGALPALLKIGVIGGLGLYGVANSLYNVDGGHRAIVFNRILGIKDKVYSEGTHLMIPWFERPIIYDVRARPHLVESTSGSRDLQMVKIGLRVLTRPKSTQLTEIYRTLGENYNERVLPSIIHETLKAVVAQYNASQLITQRENVSKEIRKILTERAAYFNIQLDDVSITSLTFGKEFTAAIEAKQVAAQEAERAKFIVEKAEQDKKSAVIRAQGEAKSAQLIGQAIAKNPAFITLRKIEASREIAQTIANSANKVFLNSKDLLLNLQEMDLESHPK, encoded by the exons ATGAATCTCAACAACCTCAAAGTTCCTAAGATGCCTGGAGGCGGAGCACTTCCTGCTTTGCTTAAGATTGGAGTCATTGGTGGGCTTGGCCTCTATGGAGTTGCCAATAGTCTCTACAACGTTGATGGAGGGCACCGAGCAATTGTTTTCAATCGGATTTTGGGCATCAAAGATAAG GTTTATTCAGAGGGGACGCACCTTATGATACCATGGTTTGAGAGGCCTATCATCTATGATGTCCGTGCAAGACCTCATTTAGTTGAGAGTACTTCCGGTAGTCGTGACCTCCAGATG GTCAAGATTGGGCTTCGTGTTCTCACTCGCCCCAAGTCAACTCAGTTAACTGAAATTTATCGAACCCTTGGTGAGAACTATAATGAGAGGGTCCTGCCTTCAATCATTCATGAAACTTTAAAAGCTGTTGTTGCTCAATACAATGCTAGCCAACTCATTACACAGAGAGAG AATGTCAGTAAGGAAATCCGGAAGATTCTGACTGAAAGGGCAGCTTACTTCAACATTCAACTTGATGATGTGTCCATTACAAGTCTGACTTTTGGGAAGGAATTCACTGCTGCAATTGAGGCGAAACAGGTGGCTGCACAAGAAGCCgagagagctaaatttattgtGGAAAAAGCTGAACAGGACAAGAAAAGTGCTGTTATCCGAGCACAG GGAGAAGCCAAGAGTGCCCAACTCATTGGTCAAGCAATTGCAAAGAACCCAGCATTCATAACATTGAGGAAAATCGAAGCTTCTAGAGAAATTGCACAGACCATTGCAAATTCAGCCAACAAAGTCTTCTTGAACTCAAAGGATCTATTGCTGAACCTTCAGGAGATGGATCTTGAATCCCACCCAAAGTAA
- the LOC105780184 gene encoding ankyrin repeat-containing protein ITN1, whose product MASSSIQQGGEMDLEEGLGTPQPSWNPVIEASKMPSPSLTSTAPTLILPSSAKCIDRMASSLSSSSINSATPSPSSTVKAPALVLSNSSKRIDRMSSSLSSSSSGTAEPSVTPSPSSTATAPALVLSNSGKRIDQAGKRKYVKQVTGRHNDTELHLAAQRGDLASVKQILADIDLQMMRTASGEDLDMEVSEIQASVVNEINELGETALFTAADKGYLDVVKELLKYSNKETVTKKNKTGFDPLHIAASQGHHAIVQVLLDHDPSLCQTFGPSNANPLVSAATKGHTAVVNELLLRDGGLLESTRSNGKNALHLAARQGHVDVVKTLLCKYPQLARRTDKKGQTALHMAVKGQSCEVVKLLLEAEAAIVMLPDKFGNTALHVATRKKRAEIVSELLRLPDTNVNAPNRDHKTALDIAEGLPLSAESSDIKSCLCRCGALRANELNQPRDELRLTVTQIKKDVHTQLEQTRKTNKNVHNISKELRKLHREGINNATNSVTVVAVLFATVAFAAIFTVPGGDQDSGVAVVASSCSFKIFFIFNAIALFTSLAVVVVQITLVRGETKAEKQVVEVINKLMWLASVCTSVAFMASSYIVVGRKHEWAAILVSVVGGMVMGGVIGTMTYYVVKSKRSRRKRVKNSRRSGSNSWHRSDASNSEVEVDRIYAL is encoded by the exons ATGGCCTCTTCTTCAATCCAACAAG GTGGAGAAATGGATCTAGAGGAAGGACTAGGTACTCCACAGCCAAGTTGGAATCCAGTCATTGAAGCGTCAAAAATGCCATCCCCATCGTTGACTTCAACAGCTCCGACCCTGATCCTACCGAGTTCCGCAAAGTGTATTGATAGGATGGCGAGCAGCCTCTCCAGTTCAAGTATCAACTCGGCAACACCATCACCGTCCTCAACAGTAAAGGCCCCAGCTTTGGTCCTATCGAATTCCAGCAAGCGGATTGACAGGATGTCTAGTAGCCTCTCCAGTTCCAGTTCCGGCACTGCCGAACCCTCGGTAACACCATCACCATCATCTACAGCAACAGCCCCAGCTCTGGTGCTATCGAATTCTGGCAAGCGCATTGATCAGGCTGGCAAAAGGAAATATGTGAAGCAGGTAACAGGTCGCCATAATGACACTGAGCTGCACTTGGCAGCACAGCGTGGTGACCTGGCATCTGTAAAGCAGATTCTTGCAGATATTGATTTGCAGATGATGAGGACTGCAAGTGGGGAAGATCTCGACATGGAGGTCTCCGAGATTCAAGCAAGTGTGgtgaatgaaataaatgaattggGTGAGACAGCCTTGTTTACTGCTGCCGATAAAGGATATCTTGATGTTGTCAAGGAGTTGTTAAAATACTCTAATAAAGAGACTGTGACTAAGAAGAATAAAACTGGGTTTGATCCCTTGCATATTGCTGCGAGTCAAGGGCACCATG CTATTGTCCAAGTGCTGCTAGATCATGACCCTAGTCTGTGCCAGACTTTTGGGCCATCGAATGCGAACCCCCTTGTCTCTGCAGCTACCAAAGGGCATACGGCGGTAGTCAATGAGCTGTTATTGAGGGATGGTGGCTTGCTAGAGAGTACAAGATCAAATGGGAAAAACGCATTACATCTAGCTGCTCGACAAGGGCATGTTGATGTCGTAAAAACTTTGCTATGCAAATATCCTCAATTGGCAAGAAGAACCGACAAGAAAGGACAGACTGCATTGCACATGGCTGTTAAAGGACAGAGCTGTGAGGTTGTGAAGTTGCTTCTCGAGGCAGAAGCTGCTATTGTGATGCTTCCGGACAAGTTTGGGAACACAGCATTGCATGTAGCCACTCGGAAAAAGAGAGCTGAG ATAGTAAGTGAGTTGTTGCGCCTACCCGATACAAATGTCAATGCACCCAACCGAGACCATAAAACAGCCCTGGACATAGCTGAGGGGCTTCCCCTCTCTGCAGAATCCTCGGATATAAAGAGCTGCCTTTGTCGTTGTGGTGCTCTCCGAGCTAACGAACTGAATCAACCGAGAGATGAGTTGAGGCTGACGGTGACACAAATTAAGAAAGATGTCCACACACAGCTCGAACAAACCagaaaaaccaacaaaaatgTTCATAATATCTCGAAGGAACTCAGAAAACTCCACCGGGAAGGAATTAACAATGCCACGAATTCAGTGACTGTAGTGGCTGTTCTATTCGCAACAGTTGCTTTCGCTGCTATATTTACTGTGCCAGGAGGGGATCAAGATAGTGGAGTCGCTGTGGTGGCAAGCTCTTGTTCTTTCAAGATTTTCTTCATCTTCAATGCTATTGCTCTCTTCACGTCTTTGGCGGTTGTGGTGGTACAAATTACGTTGGTTAGAGGTGAAACAAAAGCGGAGAAACAGGTCGTGGAAGTGATTAACAAGTTGATGTGGTTGGCTTCGGTCTGTACTTCGGTTGCTTTTATGGCCTCCTCGTATATAGTGGTTGGGCGGAAACACGAGTGGGCTGCGATTTTGGTTAGCGTGGTAGGGGGTATGGTAATGGGTGGGGTTATCGGCACCATGACTTACTATGTAGTGAAATCAAAGAGGAGTAGAAGGAAGAGGGTAAAGAATTCGAGGAGGAGTGGATCCAACTCTTGGCATCGTTCGGACGCGAGTAATTCCGAAGTTGAAGTTGATCGGATTTATGCTCTCTGA